The genomic DNA GCAAAATGGCTATCtgtgaaaaacgaaaaattttgttttctccAGCTGTTGGttgattctttttttatatccacaaaataaacatatcactttttgtttttatttgataattatatataaaatgaattattaattaacgaaCAGAACTATAGATAATAATTTctgttattatttcaaattgataaaaaataagtacacTGAGTAAACtcatgtatacatatacactCAACTGCACATTAATTAGTTGAAACTATAGACATGACATCATCATTTAtgaatgtttgtttttttcaaaaacatcgacagcacactatttttttcattaaaaatatttgtaataaactgatttataaatgagttgtttttggaaaaaatatatagaaaatttttgaattaaattttaacatgaAATTTTCGGAATTCACTTTTATTGATCATTACATTAATCATTAGCACAcatgttattaaaaatttcttataaaatacATCATCGTAAAATATagcaattaatatattatataaaattaaacaaaattatatgaactgtgaataagattttaaaaaaaagtattagtaataaaatactaaCAAAGTAAATTTAAGATCCGTCAACACTAGGTAAATTTAAactatcatcatcatcgtcgaACAAACGTATTTTTGTTCCATCATGATCTgtcaaaattgatttatcatcATAACTTGAAGAATTTACTTCATTCGTATCAAGTTTGGTCTCAACAACTGCTTTGACTTTTTTCTCAGCTTCACTAATTTTGACATTCAGTTCCCTTATTCTGCCGTCCAATCTTTTGGAAATTAGAGATGTGTTATCGTTATAATTTTCGACGGCTTGATTGGTAGCCAGCATCAAACTTGCaacaaatgaatttaatttcttttcaaTTTCTCCATCCAATACTCTCAGTGTTGCATTGCCTTTTTCTTCATAATTTTTAGCCATGTACTTGCTGAGGTTCTCTACCCACTCCAATGCGttattttgaaacttttcAACCATAGAAGTCAAACGTTGTTCGACTActtgatataatttttctcttaCAGTTTGAACctcattttcgatattttccaaaattttttttggatctgGTCCCGGCTCACTCGAAATTTGGTCAGGACTATAATTTGGCACTGGTTTTAATCCATGTACAGTTAGGTATCTTTTGAATTGAGGtgtatcaattaaatttgattttagaATATTATTGTCTGATaactaacaaaataaaaataaatcattagttaataatgaaaaataattataatagaatatttaatgaaaccgattattataattcataaaaaatatgtttatgtACATAGCAACTCTGATCTTTGAGTTGACCATTTTTGGAACTTTGAAAACATTCAGGAGTGCAAAGAATTTGGAACTGAGTACTTTTTAGGAATGTTTTTCTGAATTATTTATAGGGTAAAAgatctacacggaaagaaaattatgggaagttttcctatgcattatgggaatggttcccataatggtatgggaatagtacctatactactataggaatggttcccatatattatgggaaccatccccataatagtatgagaatagttcctataccattatgggaatggttcctatattggtataggaactattcctataatattatgggaactattcccataatgttatgggaaccatccctataatatcataaaatttttttttgcacaatagtgtagaaatttcccaaaatttgaattttcttgaatgttttgtgctgacaaaaaattcttgttaaaaattttaatgtttttttgccaaatacgattttttttttcaatgtttgaatttttgtttttatgtttaataatgtttctgtgtattgtagaagtcattaccacacttctttaaattaattttttcatgataatatgggaaccattcccataatattatgggaatggttcctataatagtatgggaactattcccataatattatgggaatgattcccataatggtataggaaccattccaattgcattatgggaatcattcccataatattatagaaagtattcctataaattataggaaccattcctatagtgttatgggtatcattcccataattataggaactattcctataattatgggaaacattcctataattataggaaccgctcccataatttatggtcgtaattcctatgatggtataggaaaaaatttcacagaattatgggaaccgctgccataattttctttccgtgtagtatccgatcagggaactagtacttgATCacttcatatatttgtatatctataattattaaaatttagtaaatataggtatagaaatacatgagtgatcgggtactagtttcTTGATTGGGTACTGGGTCTTTTACCTCAACTGTTTTGAAATACTTCAGAACGAGTTTTGTTCATACgagtatacatgtatataaacacacggaaagaaattttctttaaaaattaccgttaaattcactgtaatcgtgggacgAATGGCACGACCTAATCATTTGTCGGTAagtgatataatttttaactttttttcaacaaattttaccgtagtctactgtaaattttattcggttttcggtaaattttatgaagtctaatctcaaaataaataaatttttccgtattttataatttgaaaatggtaataaataaaagcgccgcattatgtcccacgattacagtgaatttaacggtaatttttaacaaaaatttctttccgtgcagTATTTAGatcaaatcaaattaaataaataaaaatttcgaataattaaaaaaatttgcccaCCCCTACTATACTTAAGaactcaaaaataatatttcatacaattttaattctttaattaaaatttttttattattaattactataattacATCGCGCTTAAGAATGAActactcataatttttttatggccaataaattcatagtaaaataataaaaaaaattttaatttcttaccTGACAAGATCCACTGACAATAAACGTAAAACAAATTAACGCAACGacaatcattttaaaaaaatatttttcaataggTTCAGtagattaataattatcttttaacCCGAAAAATTGAATCAACTCGCTTTTATATACAACAGTTGTACGTCgtagatgtaaaaaaaaatacttggtATGGCTAACACTTGTGTAacctttatttaaatatttttctcgtaTTTCTATTTATGCTAATGCGTataacatttattatcaattaaatattcataaaagaTATAATTTCATCGATGGCTGCTGTTATCAAAATCTTTCagccattaattttattatagttatAATATTTGTCTTGTCATCTTTGCAACCTTCGATTTTTATCGATCTACATCTAATGAGTTTTTATATATCTTATctttattatattatgatCATTATTACATTTGAACTAATTAATGtatgcgtattttttttttgataagcGTAATATAcacgatgtttttttttaattataaatgaatattttaacatttttaaatagaccggtaatttttaatcttttgaattttgtaataagcAGGACTTGTAAGGAATAGATCAATTATCTTAGAATGACAAGACACTTAAACTAGAGATAGCAACATCGCAATATacagtaataaaagaaaagaaaaaattagtatattacgCACCGagggaggaaagtaggacattccaaCCCATGTGTGTAATTGTCTACAAAAGCCGACGGCGAGGGTGGGAAACACGCGAATTGGGACACCTTACATTACCCCGGGGTGTGTATACTATTTCTCACCAGACCTGCACCGGAAGTTTCAATTTCTGCCCTGTTTAGAAGGTAGAAAGTCGTTCTTTTCTTTCATTAACTTACACTTATATTGAAGACATTCCCCTTCTATGActataaaaacaattatgCACACATAATGTTTATTAAGATTCAATGCCAATATATGACTAGTCGCGTTtctattcaataaaaaaagggcatttgttttctagatATTCAAATATGTGAATTAAGTTTCCCTTTCGTtacaatatcatttttttgaacaCCGAAATCTGAAGTCTGTGGTGTGCTATATACTCTTGTATATGTCGTAACTCGTTTATGTGTAAAATCGGATTATCGTAAAcgtatatgtaaatattaaaaattatcggtACGATGTTCAAATAGTTACGTATGCTCAATAATAAActgtcaaaatttaattaattacatatcgACAGTTAATtgaaagtcgaaaaataaatgtgataaaatttataatgaagcTTTCTTTTACATCAATACACCTTTAAATCGAAATCGTTAATTATCACAGTGACAAGCCACGAATTGATTTACGACCGAAAAATTAACCCCTTCCAGCATATCTACGCGAAACTGCTACCCACGCCCTCTACTCACAGAGAGAAGCTCTATGGCAAGCACCCCGAGGCAGCAGAGTTCAAATAAAGCGTCAACCAGCCCTCATCTGAGTATCTGGAGCAACGAATACTCGATTCCACGAAATACTGTTCCTAGTTTTTTTGCATCCAATATGACCATCATGAAAGTTGCGcagcaaataataatttgcgCGAAACCTCATCTAAATTTGCGACCTTTTACATGCATTAATAATTGCAATGTGAGAAATGAGGCTGATAATAATCGCGTTACAATCACGGACTAAACTAATTgtcaaaaagaaataaatgcaGAAAATAGCGACTTATAAGCAGTTGTTCGCCTTTCCAACTATGAACGCTCGGTGTTACCGTGCGCTACCTAGCGGCAGGCTCGGAACTAACCAACCCCTTTTTGTCGCGTTCACTGTATCACTTGTCTATCAATCGGATTTTATGTACTCGTCACATATAATCttgttaaaagaaaaaaaaaaagtaaaaggaatagtatgaataaaatagataaaatcaaataaataatttgaatcacTTTATTGTCACACGCCATTTTCTGGCATTGGGGGTGTCCTTTATCTGGTGTATTTTATAGTTGGATACAGTCACTAAcgcattattataataataataattattattattttacaatgaGTCATCATAAATCTATGTATACATACacattatatatatcaatatattttaatattattatatttatatataaatcaacACATATATTcaacaacaataaatttatgattctCAGTTGGTCGGATCACTCATACAATCTCATATGTACAGTCTCGACAAACGTCTTGTTCcctgtatttttaaaattttaataacgaccacttaatttacaatttttttaaccatttattataaattataaattattaatcaattttataaataaataaatttattgttaactCAACATAAATCATAAAAGACAACTTATTATGTatcattatgattattattattattattaatttttttttaatacatagTTTTACGATGACTCGTCGTTAATACAATTTTCTAATCGTACAGCTTAgatttgttcattttttgtgATTTATCATTTAGTATCAatcggaaaaattattattaatgttattattattattattaacacaACATGTTCACGTTCACGCATTATTTCTCAATGagatacaataataattattaacacactcatattttattattttttatcataatcatGTATCTATATCACCATTGACAAATTAGAAATGTACGaagcttttttatttattatttattattattattattattttttcgattatcacTTGTCTAAACTCGAGTAACTTTTGCATTTAATTAtactgttatttattttttatcactaatAGAATCactttttatcatattatAATTTCTGCAATCGACTCatgttgaatttatttttgaattattagtaatttattatatttttacaattcgaAGACGAGtgaatattttatgatttatcgcTGAAATCGAGGgcgacatttaaattaaagataCAATCAAGTATCGTttgctaataatttttttttaactcgacTCTAGAAGATAATCGATTATTTgatagataattaattgttgGCATCAATTgtattgtttgttttttattttttataccatTTTTAGTTGTTGTTGTCTATTGATATTTTACAGATCTAAATATTCTAGttgacaaaattattttataattaatatgataGCTTTTATGTTTCGagtgaaattcaaaaaaaaaattttgggcaTGTATGTTTTGaatatgatgaaaaaatataagaagtaTCTTGTAGTACATTACAGCAGTAAGagattatatgaatttttggaatcgaaaatatttatatttttcgtgTCGTAAGAATTATAAGacagcaaaaaataaaaataagcatAAATTGATGATGAAGGAAAATAACAGAGTTGgctttttggaaaatttacgatttaaatcatatttaaacggtatatgattcatataaaGCTTTATCTGACTCATATAGGATCAtatatagtttcaatataaaattatatcaacttaaaaattttatagaaatcgaataattttttttttgcagcaGATTTATAATATTACTTGCATTTAAACAGTATCTGAATCATGTAAAGCCGTATCTGACTCATATAGGATCAtatatagtttcaatataaaattatatcaacttaaaaattttatagaaatcaaataattttttttttgcagcaGATTTATAATATTACTCGCAGTTAAACAGTATCTGATTCATATAAAGCCGTATCTGACTCATGGAgaaatatctattttttaaataaaaaattatatcaatttAGGAATTCTATGTCAATAGGACAATTTCAATTCTTGGCCAGTCAAAGATGTAAATCACGTTTAAACAGTACCTGACTCATATAAAGCTATATCTGACATATATAGGATCATATATAGTTTGAATTTAGAATTATATCGATTCTATCA from Microplitis mediator isolate UGA2020A chromosome 7, iyMicMedi2.1, whole genome shotgun sequence includes the following:
- the LOC130671396 gene encoding uncharacterized protein LOC130671396, which gives rise to MIVVALICFTFIVSGSCQLSDNNILKSNLIDTPQFKRYLTVHGLKPVPNYSPDQISSEPGPDPKKILENIENEVQTVREKLYQVVEQRLTSMVEKFQNNALEWVENLSKYMAKNYEEKGNATLRVLDGEIEKKLNSFVASLMLATNQAVENYNDNTSLISKRLDGRIRELNVKISEAEKKVKAVVETKLDTNEVNSSSYDDKSILTDHDGTKIRLFDDDDDSLNLPSVDGS